The following DNA comes from Nitrososphaerales archaeon.
ATCGAAGATACTCTCAACTCTCCAATTGAAGAAGAGGTCGAGAGTTACAATGATCGTTGCGATTACCAATATGAGTAAAAAGACCCTAAGTTCGATACTTTCGATGATCACCCTTAAGCTCCTAAGCCTCATAGCTCTAATGAATACTGCAAAGTTTGTAGCACCGATGACCATAAAGATCATTAAAATGATGTTCGCTCGAATATTTTCGAGCCCCGCTATATTTGCATTCTTGGTCGAGAAGCCTCCAGTCGAAACGGCTGTAAGGGCATGTGTCAAGGCATCGAATGGTTCCAAACCTACGAAGATTAAAGATGAAGTACATATTACTGTAAAGACCGAGTAGAGTAACCATATAGCGATCACGGTCCCTTTTGTGGTGGTTAAGATCTTCTCCTCTCTTGCCTCAGCTCTGTAGAGCCTCCATGCACCCAAACCCCTAGGCGATACGAAGAGGATGAAGAATAGCACTATACCTATACCTCCAACCCATTCAGTCAAAGACCTCCAAAACAATAGGCTCTTTGGTAGGGCTTCGATATCGGCTATGATGGTCATTCCCGTCGTGGTAAAACCGGACATGGACTCGAACCATGCATCTATCGATTGCATCCTCGCGATGAAGATATAGGGTATCGTGCCTATCAGTGAAGCTAAGAGCCAGCTACCTGCAGAGATTATAAATGCGTCTGCTAAAGTGACTTCACCGATACTATACTTAGGGGAGAGGAGCAGACCTAATGAGAAGATCATTAGAGCGTAAATCGAGAAGATCATAAATTCATAATTTTCACCGTAAATCAAGGCGATGAGGGCTGGGGCTACCAAGATCAAACCTATGGCCTTAACTACATTTGCCAGAGCGATCCTGATATTACTAGCCATTAATCATGTTAAGAGTTTAACTTTTAATACATAAGGGTA
Coding sequences within:
- a CDS encoding TrkH family potassium uptake protein; the protein is MASNIRIALANVVKAIGLILVAPALIALIYGENYEFMIFSIYALMIFSLGLLLSPKYSIGEVTLADAFIISAGSWLLASLIGTIPYIFIARMQSIDAWFESMSGFTTTGMTIIADIEALPKSLLFWRSLTEWVGGIGIVLFFILFVSPRGLGAWRLYRAEAREEKILTTTKGTVIAIWLLYSVFTVICTSSLIFVGLEPFDALTHALTAVSTGGFSTKNANIAGLENIRANIILMIFMVIGATNFAVFIRAMRLRSLRVIIESIELRVFLLILVIATIIVTLDLFFNWRVESIFDALHLAVFHVVSILTTTGYTLRNIAEFPNLTVWILTVLMTIGGSLGSTSGAIKIMRIIIVIKAITYSISTWILPERTVKPFKVRGHEISSDDALKTISFFTAYSIFILIEGMLITAFGNIHPFIALSGAFSAVGNIGPSLLPISSDLPNPIKVALIIGMWAGRLEIFPVITFIPYIFKKILRW